One genomic region from Dehalobacter restrictus DSM 9455 encodes:
- the hpt gene encoding hypoxanthine phosphoribosyltransferase: protein MERKIAKVLITEEQLKKRVAELGEQITNEYFGKDLLTIGIFKGAVPFFADLIRQIRIPLRYDFMAVSSYGSSNRSSGAVRLLKDLETSVEDKHVLIVEDIVDTGLTLKYLKENLLRRQPLSLKIVTLLDKPERRQVDIQPDYNGFVIPNEFAVGYGLDYDEMYRNLTYIGVLKPEVYEK, encoded by the coding sequence ATGGAAAGAAAGATTGCGAAGGTGCTGATAACCGAGGAACAGCTAAAAAAAAGGGTGGCCGAACTGGGTGAACAGATTACCAACGAATATTTTGGCAAGGATCTTCTGACCATTGGTATTTTTAAAGGGGCTGTGCCTTTTTTTGCAGATTTGATCCGGCAAATAAGAATTCCGTTGAGATATGATTTTATGGCCGTTTCAAGCTATGGGAGCTCCAACCGTTCTTCAGGAGCCGTCAGACTACTGAAGGATCTGGAAACCAGTGTCGAAGACAAACACGTCCTGATTGTTGAGGATATTGTTGATACAGGGCTTACGCTGAAATACTTGAAGGAAAACCTTCTCAGGAGACAACCCTTAAGCCTGAAGATTGTCACGCTTCTGGACAAGCCGGAGCGGAGACAGGTCGATATTCAGCCTGATTACAATGGCTTTGTGATACCAAATGAGTTTGCAGTCGGCTATGGGCTTGATTATGACGAAATGTACAGGAACCTCACGTATATTGGCGTTTTGAAGCCCGAGGTTTATGAGAAATAA
- a CDS encoding YmaF family protein: MVQTAKSPPNHNHGSSTHTSCDYGHSHQCLDISGIAISTGDSHVHHSENFVLYEHGHTHYYKAVSSPSIPLKNGWHAHNWDFYTTVDNGHRHRISGVDMATPGF, translated from the coding sequence ATGGTGCAAACTGCGAAAAGCCCGCCAAACCATAATCATGGAAGTTCAACGCATACATCCTGCGATTACGGGCATTCTCATCAATGCTTGGATATTTCGGGAATAGCTATTTCAACCGGTGATAGTCATGTTCATCATTCAGAAAATTTCGTTTTGTATGAGCATGGACATACGCATTACTACAAAGCTGTTTCGAGCCCTTCAATTCCGCTGAAGAATGGATGGCATGCGCATAATTGGGATTTCTACACGACCGTAGACAACGGCCACCGACATCGAATTTCCGGTGTGGATATGGCGACTCCCGGCTTTTGA
- the guaA gene encoding glutamine-hydrolyzing GMP synthase produces the protein MERELVLVLDFGGQYNQLIARRVREAKVYSEMISYKTPVEKIKAMAPKGIIFSGGPASVNQEGAPFIDPAIYELGVPILGICYGMQLMTVQLGGRVERPQAHEYGKTEITIEYNEGVWHGLKGARQCWMSHGDSVLELPAGFIRAAFTANTPVAGIYCPEKNFYGVQFHPEVKHTPEGQAMLENFLYRVCSCQGNWTMESFIESQVQEIRKRVGDKKVLCALSGGVDSSVAAVLVHRAIGDQLTCIYVDHGFMRKNESEQVKDTFIGKFHLNLDFVDASERFMAKVKGISEPEEKRKRIGNEFIRLFEDEARKLGQIDFLVQGTLYPDIVESGTETAETIKTHHNVGGLPEDMQFELIEPLRMLFKDEVREVGLELGLPEEIVWRQPFPGPGLAIRIIGEITPEKLDHLREADAIVREEIIKAGLHMEVWQYFAVLPSIRSVGVMGDGRTYGYPIVLRAVTSDDAMTADWAKLPYELLEVISNRIVNEVHGVNRVVYDITSKPPGTIEWE, from the coding sequence GTGGAACGTGAACTGGTGTTGGTTCTTGACTTTGGTGGACAGTATAATCAGCTGATTGCGCGCCGGGTCAGAGAAGCAAAAGTATATTCAGAGATGATTTCATATAAGACCCCTGTAGAGAAGATTAAAGCCATGGCCCCGAAAGGAATCATTTTCTCGGGAGGTCCCGCTAGTGTCAATCAGGAGGGCGCGCCTTTCATTGACCCGGCAATCTATGAACTGGGGGTACCGATCCTCGGAATCTGTTATGGTATGCAGCTGATGACCGTACAGCTAGGCGGACGTGTGGAGAGACCGCAAGCCCATGAATATGGGAAAACAGAGATCACGATTGAATATAATGAAGGGGTCTGGCACGGACTCAAAGGTGCTCGTCAGTGTTGGATGAGTCATGGGGACTCAGTGCTGGAACTGCCTGCCGGTTTCATCCGGGCTGCCTTTACCGCCAATACACCGGTTGCGGGAATCTACTGTCCGGAAAAGAACTTTTACGGCGTCCAATTTCATCCCGAAGTCAAACATACCCCGGAAGGACAGGCAATGCTTGAGAACTTTCTATACAGGGTATGCAGCTGCCAGGGCAACTGGACCATGGAATCCTTTATTGAATCCCAGGTACAGGAGATCAGGAAGAGAGTCGGAGATAAAAAGGTCTTATGCGCGTTAAGCGGCGGGGTCGATTCTTCTGTTGCCGCAGTGCTTGTTCATAGAGCGATCGGGGATCAGCTAACCTGTATTTATGTCGATCATGGATTTATGCGCAAGAATGAATCGGAGCAGGTCAAGGATACGTTTATTGGAAAGTTTCACCTGAATCTGGATTTCGTCGATGCTTCGGAACGTTTTATGGCTAAGGTGAAAGGAATTTCCGAACCGGAAGAAAAACGCAAACGGATTGGCAATGAATTTATCAGGCTGTTCGAAGATGAAGCCCGTAAGTTAGGCCAGATTGATTTTCTGGTACAGGGTACGCTTTATCCGGATATTGTAGAAAGCGGCACCGAAACGGCTGAAACCATTAAAACGCACCACAATGTTGGCGGGCTGCCTGAAGATATGCAGTTCGAACTGATCGAACCTTTACGGATGCTTTTTAAGGATGAAGTCCGGGAAGTCGGACTGGAACTTGGCTTGCCGGAAGAGATTGTCTGGCGCCAGCCATTCCCAGGCCCGGGGCTTGCAATCCGTATCATCGGCGAAATCACGCCGGAAAAGCTGGATCATTTAAGAGAAGCGGATGCAATTGTCAGGGAAGAGATTATTAAAGCCGGACTCCACATGGAGGTATGGCAATACTTTGCGGTGTTGCCCTCTATCCGCAGTGTCGGCGTGATGGGAGATGGACGCACGTACGGTTATCCCATCGTCTTAAGGGCGGTCACGAGTGACGATGCGATGACGGCCGACTGGGCAAAGCTGCCGTACGAACTGCTCGAAGTCATCTCGAACAGGATCGTCAATGAAGTCCACGGTGTGAACCGCGTGGTTTATGACATTACCTCTAAACCCCCCGGAACGATTGAGTGGGAATAA